The genomic segment GTTATGTAGATATAATTAAGGCCTAAGAATTTAAAGACTATAAACTCATGTTTGAATCTCAGTTAGTACATTTATTTGTGAGTttctctttcaattttattttaattagttttttttaagttaaaccAGTGGTTGAATTAACTAATGTTTCATGGATAGACGGATGGATTCATGTCATTTTTATTTTACGGTGAGTTTGAATGGGCGATTCGGTACGGTGTGGTACGcttaacttactttttgtcttacgctacaatatctaatctcattGTCACGGCTGCTTTTACACTAACCGTAGGTAAATGCACCGCTCATCCAAACTCATCATTGGTCTTAGTGAGAACACTTAACATGTATATTTAATAtcgtatttatatatttttgtatcataattatattttaataatttatgataAGCTAATAATATACATCAACGAtatattcatatcatattttattgTATCGTATCGTATTATAGTTAGTGTGGCAGATAATGGTGTAGCTTTGATGTCTTGAATATGTCGCTATTTAGGGGGTTGGTAACCGTTGGCAGCCGTACAAAAGTGTTCACCCCAAAGGGGAGTTGTTGAATGACGAGTACTCAACCACCAACCTCCgcccttttccctttttcttggaATCGCATCCTCCTTGGGTTGGTGGGATGATGTAGTcctcaaagcaaaaaaaaataaaaaattaggagaattaaattacaattttataaattacaGACGGGTCTAAAGagatattttctattttaaagtgTCAAGGGTCCTACCTATTCCTACTACAGGGGCATAGCCAAAGAGGACAGGTAAGCCTTGGTTTCCTTGGTTTAATGGGTAATTTGCTTTTTAGTCATTTCTCAAAACTAAAAGATTCAATTTGAGTCTTTTTAACCACTGGATAACATGAAAACTTTGTAATTTAAATCCTTTTGAAAAATTAGTAATTCaacttaaacatttttaataCAAGAATTTTAACTTTGTCCCTACCTACTACCTCCTCGAGCATAATCAAAATGTCAaatattaaaactttagttatctTGTCGTACGATATTAATTAAACATTTATCTTTTATCAGAGATCGCAAGATAAATACCATTCgagttttaaattttaaccaATGTTTATTAATTGTAACTCATCCATAGATCTATTTACGAATTGAGTTGACAATGGCTTTGTTCATTGTTGCTTCTATTAGACATAATATGATTATGTCTTAAAAACATGAtgctaaaaaataattaagatgtAATAAATGAATATAACGTAATTATTATTCAAAGATCTTAAAAATTACgaacataaaatattataaaatataaaaataaataaaagttctaTCACCTACCCCTAATAGTACAACTGGGGCTGATCTTGAGCctatttttggtttcaacgaaaACTGCGCCACTATTTTGAatattgttattttcatatatttatatactgcaacttatttttaaaaatattaaaaatatgaaaaaataagtAGAAGAATGTATAAACTCACCTTTATATTTATCTACTTTGATTTAGACAAATCCCCAACTTTATAGGACCAATTTGAGTTATACTTGCTTGTACTTTTAAATCTTGCAGTTTCAGattcatttaattataataagctttaaataaatttatcttaaaaCCATTCCACAATTCAAGTGGATACTACATGATTAAATATTTTGATCAAATAATCTACTTCCAACTTTTTATGAGAATAATGACAAATAattacaatcaattcaatttttcatataaaaCTTATCAAAAGCATTATTCTAGCATTCATATgtacaaaattaaaaacattgCAACTTATAACGCATTGAGAAATTaacgtaattttttattttcgctTTAGGCTATTATgatctaccaaaaaaaaaattttcacatacaACTCTAATGAAATTTCAAGCTTTTagcatatttaataataaaagtttCAATAGTAAATTAAATCTTTAAGATTATGCgcaatataattcaataattgaATCTTTCtatatcattttcaaaataaaaatatgtagatATTCATAGTATAGTATGAATGATTCATACCACGTATGATATTtttctcattcacaatctcaatacgAAATCCATTACAATAAATGTCTttcaaaactaaattaaaaattcaatagtaaatcaaaattttaagcaTACAAATCTCATTAATATAAGTTGTTTCAACTTGCTaacatattaaatcaattacAATAAATTACTCCATCAAAGTAACCGTGATAACGATGTTGAGAATAtcttaataaaatctaaaataaattaagaatttttAAGATATGTTTTCGAGTTACCTGATCTAATCTCTTTGAAATAAGGGACCCGATTATAAACCCATCTTCAATGATGGGCCAATACCTAAATaaaataagttagaaaaatataCAATGTCAAGTGCAGTTGTAACTATTAATTACACTATTtcaacaaatttattttttttcaaaaaaaattgaggaTGCAatattttttaggtttaatgGTATAAAAAATCCTCaagtttttttaagaaaagaatttaaacccattcttttttttttgaactcaattgaacaatttaactttcaaaatgaatcaaaaaaaaccctcaaacttcttcaaaacaagcaattaagcccctgtcTTTTTCCActtaattgggtacttgaacttttaaaatgcattaaaaagaccctcaaaatttttcaaaaaagcaattaagcctctgctcttattaaaaattagaaatataataaattttagaaaaattattaaattttaataaaatataaaaattaaaatttattaaaaaatagaattttttaataaaaattgtaaaaaaaatgcaaaaatttataaaaatcataaaaaaattaaagacccctagtttttttcagttaaagtcaTCACGTGTCACAATACAGCGTGACATGTGAcggaaaattataataaaaataaaaataaaaataaaaataaataaaagtgatagaaaaataataaaatgcttattttggtacgataatttttttcatggaatttatatttctttacattttgtataattttcttacgactttataaagttttataatttttttatatttctatatattttataattttttacgaattttataaaattttacaatttatatatatatttctaatttctaatatttgatttttgattttttattacatttaataatgtttatagattttaattttttatattttttttctaatttttaataaaaatagtggcttaattgttttttttttttgaaaaatttgaagaCTTTTTTATACCCTTAAGCCTATTTTTTATTCACTTGCTATATATACAATATGCACCaaatataaacattttattatgACCATATTTGGCAATATTAACATGGCATGATTATAAGACATAAACATGatcaaaattgttaaatattattttagttgaaataataaatatgagattaaaatttatattatttttttattttaatcccattatttataagtatttttttagattttatataaaaagataaaattgtactcaaaataatatttattgtttttttaaaaacaataaatttttagTAACTTTATGATTGAGTCTCAAATATAATACTAAATTATAACACATTAACGATTAGGGTGAAAATAATtatgtaatatatttattaaaatttgatatggAAGTTAAACATTGctttgattgaaatggtaaaattgagagattatatttttgatgttttgggTTCAAATTCCATGTGACACCCCTCACTCGACCCGGTTGCCGGATATGAATGTTTAACATTTCATTACGTTGTCGAAACAATTCCAGTCTAAATCACCACAAATAACATGTTATGAGATATTCAAGTAATTATATTCCCATACATTCTCAAACaatcatataaataaattaaatggatACACAATAAACATATTCTAAATATTTAAGGGTTATCCAAGATTATAGATGTAGTTAGGATTCGCATCTAAACCCTTATTGATAAAGTTCAACATTGTGTCTTGTGACAAGTAGCTCCATGTCTCAAGACAtgtctcttcttcttcttttgtatttttgtttCAATGTAGATATATCTTGAGACCTTAAGATTCATGTCTCGAGACAACGCCCTTCCAGTCTCAAGACTGGTCTCAAGACTAACCTcccatattttcttaatttagctTCGATGTTTGACTGTCTCGAGACGAGGGGTTCTTGTCTCGAGACTTGGAacaaattttagtttttgatgTGTTCTTGTCTTGAGACAAACGTTATTCTATCTCAAGACCTTACGCAATCTGTTGCACTAAATGGTAAATTTGTTCTTAAAATCTTGAGACATGTTTTTACGGTCTCAAAACTCTTAATAAAATGAcctaaaatacaaatataaaagCATTCAAAACTCAACCAAATCACACCTAATTTACCTAAATTTCATGCCAACACAAACTTACCAATTTAGCATATAAAAACACGTTAAAACACAATCCAATTCATCAATAATGGACAAAGTAAAATGCataatcaaacatatataatcatgCATATATATCTAATAATCAAGGATTAAAATTCATTtcccaaaacatcaaaatagatATTAGGCTATAAAGAACAACCtttgtacatgccataattctatacatataaaacgAGTATAAAATTGGTCCGAACTGATAAATCTTAAATATTTTAGAGAAATCTACAAAATTCGTACAAAATTAATGcacgaaaaataaataaatcatatgtTGAATATTAAGTGATACTAATATGATTTGAATTCAATAAGTAAATATTAAGATGAAGGAAAAATTCacttatatataaaaatacttaaaagtataACACCAAAATAACTTTACTTTATAACCACATCACTAATACTCGAATTAACATGTTATTTCACTTATAAAACACCTTTGAGGAATTAGTTTAATACAATCGAAGTTCGTAATATCGACCCACCTTCTCATGATTCAACTCAATACTTATTTATAAGTTTACTCaattagcatatatatatatatataacacatttactttattaatttaactcttattaattaattcaaatttgaaGAGGGATACACGGATCGAACCACCAACACACTAGTATATGCACCGAAGTGTTAGTAGGACATAAGTGTGTCGAATCCACTAACCACACTAGAATACACTCATACCCTTAGTGAATTTGAGCTTGCGGTACATTCTCAACCCTCATGGAATTAAAGAACTATTGCAAAATAACAAGCACCTAGCACTAAAACCTCTTTCCTATCAAGCGGGCCTTATGACATATCAACTATACTCGTAACTCTATTTGACATTGTTAATAGTGCCATATCTATCTTTTTTGATTCATGACAACATATTAACACATTTTGACATACCAagacttatttttcttttcttttttctacgGTGAGGAAGATGTGGAAAATAtgacttatttttcttttaattttgtcttatggttgttgttttattttaattaatcaaattaaattaattaacctttaattaataaGCCTTGAGCATGATGAATAAGCAATTAAAATGGTGTAATTGCTCATCTAGTCTTTTagcatttaaaaatttattatgataaatttttataatttagtccttatacttaattaactaccaattcaaccaaattatcggaccaaactttaatatatttctatattaacctcgtaataataaatattaatatttacgaactcagtTTATTGAAACAAAGTTTTAAAACCGCCGTTACCCTCACCACTGAAAATTGACTGTTACACAAAAAATAGGCTTGAGTAAAAAATAGGACTATTTAAGGTATAGATTAGCTCGAGTTAAAATATTCAAGACTCGAGCCTTGCTTGAtcctttttttatgtttataatataatatattatgttatgttatttatatatattataatttataacacataaaaactaaaatatattatatataatactataatgtaaaaataaaaaaaaagagttatgaAGCctctataaataaaattttaataaatgaaataacataaaattatgaaatattaaattaaaaataatgtaaatattttttttaaatcaataaaaGGGTGGATCTAAAACGGACCTGAGTTaatcattttcaaatataaatgtatttaagtaaaattttaagttggGGCCAgacttgaaaaaatataaaatttattagtgTCATATTTAATTTCATCACGAACTCAACACatgaattatatttatattttttattttatttttaaaattaaaattttatatttaaataaaaaatgcattTTTGTACCAATCATatttttcttaatacatatataaaagaggaatatatatatatatatataaacaattaaaaaaaatcaaaagatataCGAACATTATGGGATTTATCAATTATCTAAGTCCTAGAGGAGATGAGATCCACCAACCTCACCACTAAATCTGGACCGTTTGATTTCACCTTCTTCGTTTATATATACCATCCTTACTCCTTCACGAATTCCTCGCCACTTCCCACTCTTCAATTCCTCATTTCAAGGGAGAGAGTGTATCAGTGTTTCTTCCCCTCTTTTACTTAATTTCTCTCCGCCATGGCTCTCTCCGTCGAGAAAACCGCCGCCGGCCGTGAGTACAAGGTCAAAGACATGTCTCAGGCTGACTTCGGTCGTCTCGAGATCGAGTTAGCTGAGGTTGAAATGCCTGGTTTAATGGCTTGTAGAACCGAGTTCGGCCCTGCCCAACCTTTCAAAGGAGCCAAAATTACTGGTTCTCTTCACATGACCATCCAAACCGCCGTTCTTATTGAAACCCTTACCGCCCTCGGAGCTGAAGTCCGTTGGTGCTCTTGCAACATTTTCTCTACCCAAGACCACGCTGCCGCTGCCATCGCTCGTGACTCCGCCGCTGTTTTCGCTTGGAAAGGGGAGACCCTCCAGGAATACTGGTGGTGTACTGAGAGAGCCCTTGATTGGGGTCCTACTGGTGGACCTGATCTGATCGTCGATGATGGTGGTGATGCTACTTTGTTGATCCACGAAGGTGTTAAAGCTGAGGAAGTTTATGAGAAAACTGGTCAACTCCCAGATCCGGCTTCGACTGATAACGCTGAGTTTCAGATTGTTTTAACCATTATCAGAGATGGGTTGAAAGCAGATCCCAAGAAGTATAGAAGGATGAAGGAGAGATTGGTAGGTGTTTCTGAAGAAACTACAACTGGAGTTAAGAGGCTTTATCAGATGCAGGCCAACGGTACCTTGTTGTTCCCTGCCATTAATGTCAATGACTCTGTTACTAAGAGCAAGGTATTATTCTTcagctttttattttttattttttattatatattgtgATATAGATCTCTTCTTTCATATGCAGATCTGATGAACGGGTTTCTTGTTTTTGTGTAAATTTCTTCAGATCTAGTGTTTGATTCTTCTGTTCTAGTTGTTACTTATCTTTTGATTGATCTGAAATTGGGAGCTTATTCTATGATCTCTATATGCACATACTTGTTTATTGCAATGTAAAATTTTGCTTCAATAACATATTTTCTGACATGGATATAGAGATATAATCTTAATATAGGAAATAAAATGCGTATATCTGTTAATATCTGAAAATGGGTACGGAGATATAGTGTTATATATTTAATCTTTAACAGGCTTTGCTTGAGTGATTGAATTGTGGTTTTAATAACCATTTGTGTATATTGATGTAATTTGCTTTTATTATTTGATCTCTTGGAACAGTTCGATAACTTGTATGGATGCCGTCACTCACTTCCCGATGGTTTGATGAGAGCTACTGATGTGATGATTGCCGGCAAGGTCGCCGTTGTCTGTGGTTATGGTGATGTTGGAAAGGGTTGTGCTGCTGCCTTGAAGCAAGCCGGTGCTCGTGTCATTGTTACTGAGATTGATCCCATCTGTGCCCTTCAGGCTCTTATGGAAGGACTTCAGGTTTTGACCCTAGAAGACGTTGTCTCCGAGGCTGATATCTTCGTCACCACAACCGGTAACAAGGACATCATCATGGTTGATCACATGAGGAAGATGAAGAACAATGCCATTGTTTGCAACATTGGTCACTTTGACAATGAAATCGATATGCTCGGTCTTGAGACCTATCCTGGTGTTAAACGCATCACCATTAAGCCTCAAACCGATAGGTGGGTCTTCCCTGAAACCAAAACTGGCATCATTGTGTTGGCTGAAGGACGTCTGATGAACTTGGGATGTGCCACTGGACACCCAAGTTTTGTCATGTCCTGCTCGTTCACTAACCAGGTGATTGCCCAGCTCGAGCTATGGAAGGAGAAGGCAACTGGAAAATATGAGAAGAAGGTTTACGTATTGCCAAAGCACCTCGACGAGAAAGTTGCTGCACTTCACCTCGGCAAGCTCGGAGCTAAGCTCACTAAGCTCACTAAAGATCAAGCTGATTACATTAGTGTGCCTGTTGAAGGTCCTTACAAGCCTCCTCATTACAGGTACTGAGGGGGACAGTTAATGAGTTTTTATCGAGAAAGAAAAAGCATCCGGATGGTTTGATTGTTTCTTGTTTTACTGAAATTTCATGATGGttaggtttttgttttatttttagagTTCTTTTTTGTGTTTGGGTGATGGGAAAGTGTCTGGGGATGGGAAAATGATGTGGGATTTGGTCTCTTCTtgtttgaagatgaccaaatggtTTGAAATAAAAGTGTTTTGAGGGATGTGTGGAAGAATATATAGTATTTGCCATAATGCAGTCTTGTTTTGCTGCATTGCTTTTTTTAAAGCAATTTCATTTTATATACTTCAATACCAACATATGAGATGTTCACTagaatttaatacaaataatcaATATAATGTGTAGGTATGAAtctattaataatttaagtatttattagaaaatctcaattttataatattttgctCATTAATGATGTGACAAATTGTGATGCACTAAAGGTGTATAAGGCATCAAATATTATCCTATATAgagaaatatatgtatatacatcgTCTTTTTAGATTAAAAAGTTGAAGTACTCTTATACAATATTAGGGGGTAGGGAATGGGTCATATGATTTGAATTCCTATCAAATAGGTGGCATGACAAAAGTTTTAATCACTGCTTCATTGAAGTcaataattataaatgaaatatttatggGTGGAAATTTGATTGATGTATATGATGATATATACGGcaattcttttaacttttttttttcattaaatagtACATGATTCTAACTTAGTGCTCAAAACCCCAAAACTTCATAGGTATATTAAcagttcaatttaaaaatttcacgAGTAAGATTCTAACTTTGTGCTCATAACCCTAAAACTTCATATGTATActgtaaaaaattaaaagcaaatatataaaaagggaagttaaaaaaatatttttgaagggAAAGATAAGATGCTAAAAAAGAAATATTAGATAGTAGTAAGTAAATAGGTAAACAAACTAAAACCCAAGCTAACAGATTTTATCCCATGCACTCGGTCTATGTCTACCTCACCAGCTGTATTAGAAGATAAATCCGAAAAGAATCCACCACAATCTCGACATCCTCAACCCATTTATTTCATAACCAACTAAGAGCTTCCCTAACTGCCACAACCTCCGCCATATGAGGGGCTAGGATCGCCCGAAGTATATCAAACAAAGTTGCTATCAACGTTTTGAATAACAGCTCCCTAGCCCGACACATTTCCTTCTTTAGACACCACAACGTTAACGTTGCACTTAAGCTGACCCGCAGCAGGTCTCGACCAACGAACTGTATCAGCAACAGATCATATGCCCATTCCCTGTATGCGATCAAATACatgtaatcttttaaaaaaatggaattcttatcataaaaattaacataataaacCAAAGcataaatcttttaaaaaataaattgatataaccACAAATGTATTCATCTGTTTTACGATTTAAGATTAATCTTTTTTGAGCCGAATGTAATATTTGATTTCCAACTacgataattttaaaatttcaacttaattaaggaaaaaagtaaccattcatttatagtttatataaagagataattaaaaCTAAACATATTTTCTATATTATATGATTCTCTGCATTTTTCAAGTCATAGTTTATAGGAATtattaattaacaaaaatattatgtTTACCATTGATTTCAAATACAAtttttcttgttttgatatcttaTTAAATTCAGCATTTGTTGGGTCAATatgttgaatttaaaaatttattagtattattattattattatcaaattttcattattatgaaatatttggaaaaaagaaatgtaaattgatttaaaaaagtGAGCACAATATATGGAATTAAAAGGTAAATCGAATAATCAGTTAGTTtttcaaagtaaataaatatatataatttattatataaaataattgtatgaCAAGCGACAAAATTTCATGTTATCCACGTGTTAAAAGGGTAAATCTTTTAAAAGTTGTTTACATAAGAGTCAAATATTTCAAAATGGTCATATAAAAACGTAACATTTTACAAAAAtactcaaataattttttttgtgcaTTTCAACCCAGTGTATAATAAAAATTAGGTAAATATTGATATGCTTACAATATAACACATAACAACtaagttaaatattatttaaagtgTGCGGAAAACTATATTTTAAACACTTTTGTAAATGTTAAGTCCTTATATAatcattttgaaatattttatttttatatgaacaaCCTAAAAAATTGAGTCCTAatttaagcatttaattttttttattttttaaaaaacttcaattttaaatatcatatacaatttttttaaaatgtattataatattaaaGGAGTTTAAATTGATTGGCATACattcagtttcttttttttttaatgcgATGCAtctttatacaattttttttaattatatttgttctttttgatatAATACCTAGAATTATTTATAGTTCTTCTCCAACTTATAAGTAGGAAGATAATACATTCAACGCACTTAAACCTCAACTCACGTATAATTTAAACGTGCAATCATATACTAAAAAGAATCGAATGTAAACGTGGTTGGTGGATAGGAAAAGTTCTCACATATTATGTGAAAAATGCTATTTCAacagattttttctaaaaatttttggAGAAAAAGAAGTTGGCGGGGtaggttttgttttatttgttttaataatttatatttgagaTATTTTCCATAATTGCGGTTGGTGGCTGCTAATCTTTTTATCATTagaaaatggaatgaaaatgagtggtttactttttttcatttttatggttttcatgtcaaagaaaaatattaaatttatatactttCATTTCAATCGATTAATTTGATGAGAACATTTTTTCGAGTTTGGGCTAAGAAAAGATTTGGGGTTTAGGGCCAGCTTTGGATTGAAAAAGTAAACACCTACAACATGAATAGTAGAATGAATATGAAACATACATGAggaaatatgttatatgaatctAACATTCTCACATCAACTAACAATGAATCAAACAGAAACAATCTCAAGACTGATCTAACAAAAGGAAGCTAAACCCCAAAATGTATGAGATGAACTCTCAGATTAACATCCAGTTTTAACATTCAACTAAGCAGCTGGATTTCAACATTGTGTTATTCAAAATTGTATCATAAAGCAGGAAAAGGAGTAAGAGAGACCCTTGTAGACTTTTGTCACTGGATTTATGGAAAAGAGACAACTTTGCAGCTCAAAGACTAAGCTGCTCCATGTTCTTGGCATTCCTTGCTAGTCCGTAGGTCGAGCTTTTGTCTTCTTCTTTGTACGGGTTTGCTTGATGGTCAGAATTGGACTCTTCATCGTCGGAGGAATCGGGTCTTTCTGTTAGGAACCGTTCCCAAAATACATCATTCACTCTAACTGGTGGAGTTGCAGGCTTTTGATTTGAATTAAGGTCTTCTTTTGGCGAAGATAATGTTGCTTCCCCATTGATCATGTTTCTGCTGTTT from the Gossypium hirsutum isolate 1008001.06 chromosome D09, Gossypium_hirsutum_v2.1, whole genome shotgun sequence genome contains:
- the LOC121220998 gene encoding adenosylhomocysteinase, yielding MALSVEKTAAGREYKVKDMSQADFGRLEIELAEVEMPGLMACRTEFGPAQPFKGAKITGSLHMTIQTAVLIETLTALGAEVRWCSCNIFSTQDHAAAAIARDSAAVFAWKGETLQEYWWCTERALDWGPTGGPDLIVDDGGDATLLIHEGVKAEEVYEKTGQLPDPASTDNAEFQIVLTIIRDGLKADPKKYRRMKERLVGVSEETTTGVKRLYQMQANGTLLFPAINVNDSVTKSKFDNLYGCRHSLPDGLMRATDVMIAGKVAVVCGYGDVGKGCAAALKQAGARVIVTEIDPICALQALMEGLQVLTLEDVVSEADIFVTTTGNKDIIMVDHMRKMKNNAIVCNIGHFDNEIDMLGLETYPGVKRITIKPQTDRWVFPETKTGIIVLAEGRLMNLGCATGHPSFVMSCSFTNQVIAQLELWKEKATGKYEKKVYVLPKHLDEKVAALHLGKLGAKLTKLTKDQADYISVPVEGPYKPPHYRY